One window of the Salvia miltiorrhiza cultivar Shanhuang (shh) chromosome 6, IMPLAD_Smil_shh, whole genome shotgun sequence genome contains the following:
- the LOC130989901 gene encoding uncharacterized protein LOC130989901: protein MAASRLSSLAMAAAMAASYTSANNRAYADSPFRFYPFSSSPSSSPEPEGPPRDSSGQGEDPQAAPAVEVSKRSFDPEALERGAKALREINNSPHAKQVFEVMRKQEQTRLAELDAEKANYEAIQAHADIDKQRKWAEDQRNLYQQQAQGKAQMMRYEDELTRKRMQTDHEAQKRHNVELVQMQEQSSLRKEQARRATEEQIQAQQRQTEKERAEIERETIRVKAMAEAEGRAHEAKLTEDHNRRMLLERINGERDKWLAAINTTFSHIEGGFRVLLTDRSRLAMTVGGATALAAGVYTTREGARVMWGYVNRILGQPSLIRESSLAKYPWSGVGSRVATKVRSYSTAAGTAAKSKSALGDVVLHPSLQKRIEHLARATSNTKIHQAPFRNMLFYGPPGTGKTMVAREIARKSGLDYAMMTGGDVAPLGPQAVTKIHEIFDWAKKSKRGLLLFIDEADAFLCERNSTHMSEAQRSALNALLFRTGDQSRDIVLVLATNRPGDLDSAVTDRIDEVIEFPLPREDERFKLLKLYLTKYLCGQGDKDSKWGSSFIKNTPQKITVKDISDDVLREAARRTEGFSGREIAKLMASVQAAVYGRPDCVLDSTLFHEIVDYKVAEHHQRIKLAAEA from the exons ATGGCTGCTTCGCGGCTCTCGTCGCTGGCTATGGCGGCCGCCATGGCGGCGTCGTATACCTCCGCCAATAACCGCGCCTACGCTGATTCGCCGTTCCGGTTCTATCCATTTTCGTCTTCTCCGTCGTCTTCGCCGGAGCCGGAGGGTCCCCCTAGGGACAGTTCAGGTCAGGGTGAGGATCCTCAAGCGGCACCCGCCGTTGAAGTCTCTAAGCGCAGTTTTGACCCAGAAGCGTTGGAGAGGGGCGCCAAGGCGCTTAGGGAAATTAATAATTCTCCTCATGCGAAACAG GTTTTCGAGGTTATGAGGAAGCAGGAGCAGACTCGGCTGGCGGAGTTGGACGCAGAGAAGGCTAATTATGAGGCTATTCAAGCTCATGCCGATATT GACAAGCAGCGGAAGTGGGCTGAAGACCAAAGGAATTTATATCAACAGCAGGCGCAGGGTAAGGCACAAATGATGAGATACGAAGATGAATTGACTCGCAAAAGAATGCAG ACAGACCATGAAGCTCAAAAGCGCCATAATGTTGAATTAGTTCAAATGCAAGAGCAGTCATCTCTAAGAAAAGAACAAGCAAGACGAGCTACTGAAGAACAGATACAAGCTCAGCAAAGACAGACTGAGAAAGAGAGAGCTGAGATAGAGCGGGAAACAATAAGAGTGAAGGCTATGGCTGAAGCAGAAGGACGTGCTCATGAAGCAAAATTGACTGAAGACCATAATAGGAGGATGCTTTTGGAGAGAATAAATGGTGAAAGAGACAAGTGGCTTGCTGCAATAAACACAACTTTCAGTCACATTGAAG GTGGCTTTAGGGTTCTGTTGACTGACAGAAGTAGGTTGGCCATGACTGTTGGAGGAGCTACTGCCTTAGCTGCTGGAGTTTATACCACTAG GGAAGGAGCGAGAGTAATGTGGGGATATGTCAATAGAATTCTTGGCCAGCCATCTCTAATTCGAGAATCATCTCTGGCAAAATATCCATGGTCTGGAGTAGGTTCTCGAGTAGCCACTAAGGTGCGTAGCTATAGTACTGCAGCTGGGACAGCAGCTAAAAGTAAATCTGCTCTAGGGGATGTTGTCTTGCATCCTTCACTGCAGAAAAGAATTGAGCATCTTGCTCGGGCTACATCAAACACAAAAATCCATCAGGCACCATTTCGGAACATGCTCTTTTATGGGCCTCCTGGTACTGGCAAAACCATGGTTGCAAGGGAAATAGCTAGAAAATCG GGCTTGGATTAtgccatgatgactggaggagaTGTTGCACCCTTGGGTCCCCAAGCTGTTACAAAAATACACGAGATATTTGATTGGGCCAAAAAGTCGAAGAGAGGTTTACTCCTGTTTATTGACGAGGCTGATGCTTTCCTATGCGA GCGTAACAGCACGCACATGAGTGAAGCTCAGCGAAGTGCTCTGAACGCGTTGCTCTTCCGAACTGGAGACCAATCTAGAGACATTGTCCTTGTTCTTGCCACAAACAGGCCGGGGGATCTTGATAGTGCAGTCACAGATCGCATCGATGAAGTCATTGAGTTCCCACTTCCCCGGGAGGATGAGCGCTTCAAATTGTTGAAGCTTTATTTGACAAAGTATCTGTGTGGCCAAGGCGACAAGGATTCAAAATGGGGCAGCAGCTTCATTAAGAATACGCCACAAAAGATTACCGTAAAAGATATATCGGATGATGTGCTGCGAGAAGCTGCCAGAAGGACGGAAGGCTTCTCAGGCCGCGAGATTGCAAAACTCATGGCGAGCGTTCAAGCAGCCGTATACGGAAGGCCCGACTGCGTCCTCGACTCCACTCTGTTCCATGAGATTGTGGACTATAAAGTCGCAGAGCATCACCAGCGGATAAAACTTGCAGCTGAGGCTTGA
- the LOC130989903 gene encoding protein LPA3 — protein MPLLTVSCFPIPFPYPSIPRVITYGGFASRNVAALEFRAAAAGKSRNPMEFETPFPSDYDELLKQAKEATELALQSNKQLMEIEFPTSGLDSVPGDGEGGIEMTGSLQLIREYCDLLISPQKTTKTRVFLPEANEVAFARKTVFGGSSLKLDYLTIPSFFQDFGIVSKVKMADRVKPDDELFLVGYPYFNVNEMLVVEELYKEAVVETSRKLIIFNGELDRIRSGYYPAFFYPKLAALTQSFFPKMETVYYIHNFKGRNGGVLFRCYPGPWRVLRKVRNGYICVHQQEVMPSLKEVALEILPSA, from the exons ATGCCGTTGTTAACCGTTTCTTGCTTCCCGATTCCATTCCCATATCCTTCAATACCACGA GTCATTACTTATGGAGGCTTTGCCTCAAGAAATGTTGCGGCTTTGGAGTTTCGTGCAGCTGCTGCGGGGAAGAGCCGCAATCCCATGGAGTTCGAAACTCCGTTTCCGAGTGATTATGATGAACTACTTAAGCAA GCTAAAGAAGCCACTGAACTGGCTCTACAGAGCAACAAGCAGCTGATG GAAATAGAATTTCCTACCTCGGGTCTCGACTCAGTGCCAG GCGATGGTGAAGGCGGCATAGAAATGACGGGGAGCTTGCAACTCATTCGGGAATACTGTGACCTTCTCATTAGTCCACAGAAAACCACAAAGACTAGAGTT TTCTTGCCTGAGGCTAATGAAGTTGCATTTGCAAGAAAAACAGTTTTTGGAGGATCTTCTCTTAAACTAGACTACTTAACAATACCATCATTCTTCCAAGATTTTGGCATCGTGTCCAAGGTTAAAATGGCCGACCGAGTGAAGCCAGACGACGAACTCTTCCTTGTCGGCTATCCATATTTCAATGTTAACG AGATGCTGGTGGTGGAAGAACTGTACAAAGAGGCTGTGGTGGAGACGTCGCGAAAGCTGATTATTTTCAATGGGGAGTTAGATAGAATAAGATCAGGCT ATTATCCGGCATTCTTTTATCCAAAACTGGCTGCACTCACCCAGTCATTTTTTCCGAAGATGGAGACCGTGTATTATATTCACAACTTTAAAGGACGAAACGGAGGAGTGCTCTTCAG GTGCTACCCTGGTCCATGGAGGGTGCTAAGGAAAGTGAGAAATGGATACATATGTGTGCATCAACAAGAAGTGATGCCATCACTCAAGGAAGTTGCTTTGGAAATTCTTCCTTCAGCATGA